A window of Jannaschia sp. M317 contains these coding sequences:
- a CDS encoding FAD-linked oxidase C-terminal domain-containing protein, with product MEMPKPDPFVLDRKAELVSRLLTVLPDEAVIHELEETRAYECDALSAYRCPPLAAVLPSSTAEVAAVLRICHDMNVPVVPRGSGTSLAGGALPTADSVILGVARLTEVLEVDYDDRIIRVQTGRTNLSVTGAVEGDGFFYAPDPSSQLACAIAGNIAMNSGGAHCLKYGVTTNNLLGVTLVQMDGTVVEIGGAHMDAGGLDLLGVVCGSEGQLGVVTEATLRILPKPEGARPVLIGFDSLEVAGACVADIIKAGVLPVAIEFMDRIIIGIVEDYAHAGYPDCEALLIVEVEGSDAEIDEQLALIEDIARRHDPVELRQSQSSDEAAKIWLGRKSAFGATGRISDYMCLDGTIPVSELPRVLAGISALSDKYGLRVGNVFHAGDGNMHPLIMYNANKPGDLEICEELGAEILKLCVEVGGCLTGEHGVGIEKRDLMHHQFTPEDMEAQLRIKDVMDPKWLLNPAKVFPLATTEARRAQNFS from the coding sequence ATGGAAATGCCCAAGCCCGATCCCTTCGTGCTCGACCGCAAGGCGGAACTGGTGTCCCGTTTGCTGACCGTCCTGCCGGACGAGGCCGTGATCCACGAACTCGAAGAAACGCGCGCCTACGAATGCGACGCGCTCAGCGCGTATCGCTGCCCGCCTCTGGCCGCCGTCCTGCCATCCTCCACCGCCGAGGTCGCGGCCGTCCTCAGGATCTGTCACGACATGAACGTGCCCGTGGTGCCCCGCGGGTCCGGCACATCGCTGGCGGGCGGGGCGCTGCCCACCGCGGACAGCGTGATCCTGGGCGTCGCCCGCCTGACCGAGGTGTTGGAGGTCGACTACGACGACCGCATCATCCGCGTGCAGACCGGGCGCACGAACCTGTCGGTCACCGGCGCCGTCGAAGGCGATGGGTTCTTCTACGCCCCCGATCCCAGCAGCCAGCTGGCCTGTGCCATCGCGGGCAACATCGCGATGAATTCCGGCGGGGCGCATTGCCTGAAATATGGCGTCACCACCAACAACCTGCTGGGCGTGACACTGGTGCAGATGGACGGCACCGTGGTTGAAATCGGCGGGGCTCACATGGATGCGGGCGGTCTCGACCTGTTGGGCGTCGTCTGCGGCTCCGAGGGGCAGCTTGGCGTGGTGACCGAGGCGACCCTGCGCATCCTGCCCAAGCCCGAAGGCGCGCGCCCGGTCCTGATCGGCTTCGACTCGCTGGAGGTGGCAGGGGCCTGCGTGGCCGACATCATCAAGGCCGGCGTCCTGCCCGTTGCGATCGAATTCATGGACCGTATCATCATCGGCATCGTCGAGGATTACGCCCATGCCGGTTACCCTGATTGCGAGGCTCTGCTGATCGTCGAGGTCGAAGGCTCCGACGCGGAAATCGACGAACAACTGGCCCTGATCGAAGACATCGCCCGCCGTCACGACCCGGTGGAACTGCGTCAATCGCAATCCTCCGACGAGGCGGCCAAGATCTGGCTGGGCCGCAAATCGGCCTTCGGGGCGACGGGCCGCATCTCCGACTACATGTGCCTGGACGGGACCATCCCGGTCAGCGAACTGCCCCGCGTCCTGGCGGGGATTTCGGCGCTGTCGGACAAGTACGGCCTGCGCGTCGGCAACGTCTTTCATGCGGGTGACGGCAACATGCACCCCCTGATCATGTACAACGCCAACAAGCCCGGCGACCTGGAGATCTGCGAAGAGCTGGGGGCCGAGATCCTCAAGCTCTGCGTCGAGGTCGGCGGCTGTCTGACGGGGGAACACGGTGTCGGCATCGAGAAACGCGACCTCATGCATCACCAGTTCACCCCCGAGGACATGGAGGCGCAGCTGCGCATCAAGGATGTCATGGACCCCAAATGGCTGCTGAACCCGGCCAAGGTCTTCCCCCTCGCCACCACTGAGGCCCGCCGGGCCCAGAATTTTAGCTAA
- a CDS encoding ABC transporter ATP-binding protein — protein sequence MLSIKDLGMNFSGFQALNGIHLDLEEGEKHAILGPNGAGKTTFFNSITGQLMPTAGKVHYKGELITGKSPSRIVKMGIARSFQRINIYPKLSVFENVQVALIADKNLMFNLWSPGATLFREETARMLDLVRLTEEADTTAGLMSYGKQKQLELAIALSSEPDLLLLDEPTAGMSPQETLESIKLIGDIASRRKLTLLFTEHDMQVVFAIADRMSVLHHGELIATGSPEEVRNNAEVRRIYLGGHADDAA from the coding sequence ATGTTGTCGATCAAAGACCTCGGCATGAATTTCTCCGGGTTCCAGGCGCTCAACGGCATTCACCTGGACCTGGAGGAGGGCGAGAAACACGCGATCCTCGGCCCCAACGGGGCGGGCAAGACGACCTTCTTCAACTCGATCACCGGGCAGTTGATGCCCACTGCGGGCAAGGTCCACTACAAGGGCGAGCTGATCACGGGCAAATCCCCCAGTCGGATCGTCAAGATGGGGATCGCGCGGTCGTTTCAGCGCATCAACATCTATCCCAAGCTGTCGGTGTTCGAAAACGTGCAGGTCGCGTTGATTGCGGACAAGAACCTGATGTTCAACCTGTGGTCTCCGGGGGCGACCCTGTTCCGCGAGGAAACCGCCCGCATGCTGGATCTCGTGCGCCTGACCGAAGAGGCGGACACCACCGCCGGCCTCATGTCCTACGGCAAGCAGAAGCAGCTGGAACTGGCCATCGCCCTGTCGTCCGAGCCGGACCTGCTGCTGCTGGACGAGCCGACGGCGGGCATGTCGCCGCAGGAAACGCTGGAATCGATCAAGCTGATCGGGGACATCGCCTCGCGCCGCAAGCTGACGCTTCTGTTCACCGAACACGACATGCAGGTGGTCTTTGCCATCGCCGACCGCATGTCCGTCCTGCACCACGGAGAGCTGATCGCAACCGGCAGCCCCGAAGAGGTGCGCAACAACGCAGAGGTCCGCCGGATCTATCTGGGGGGGCACGCCGATGACGCTGCTTGA
- a CDS encoding ABC transporter ATP-binding protein: MTLLDVSGIHTAYGISEVLFGISIRVEDGECVGLLGRNGVGKSTTMRSINGLTPPHSGSVKWKGQETLGMETYDIARLGIGFVPEDRRVFPELTVWENLDIARRSRGKADEWDEAKVYALFPELETFKERKGGYLSGGQQQMLTIARSLMGNPDILLLDEPSEGLAPLVVDKLRDQIASLKAGGLSLVLAEQNLEFVLSLSDRVYILEKGEVKFEGKPQEVRDDPDLVKRYLTV; encoded by the coding sequence ATGACGCTGCTTGACGTATCAGGAATCCACACTGCCTACGGCATTTCCGAAGTCCTTTTCGGCATCTCGATCAGGGTCGAAGACGGCGAATGCGTGGGCCTGCTGGGCCGCAACGGCGTGGGCAAATCCACCACCATGCGGTCCATCAACGGGCTGACGCCGCCGCATTCCGGGTCGGTCAAGTGGAAGGGGCAGGAAACCCTGGGGATGGAAACCTACGATATCGCCCGCCTCGGCATCGGGTTCGTCCCCGAAGACCGCCGCGTCTTTCCCGAACTCACGGTTTGGGAAAACCTCGACATCGCACGCCGGTCGCGCGGCAAGGCCGACGAATGGGACGAGGCCAAGGTCTATGCCCTCTTCCCGGAGTTGGAGACCTTCAAGGAGCGCAAGGGCGGTTATCTGTCCGGCGGGCAGCAACAGATGCTGACCATCGCGCGGTCGCTCATGGGCAACCCCGACATCCTGCTGCTGGACGAGCCGTCCGAGGGGCTGGCCCCGCTGGTCGTCGACAAGCTGCGCGACCAGATTGCCTCGCTCAAGGCGGGGGGGCTGTCGCTGGTCCTGGCCGAACAGAACCTCGAATTCGTCCTGTCGCTCTCGGACCGGGTCTACATCCTGGAAAAGGGCGAGGTGAAATTCGAGGGCAAACCGCAAGAGGTGCGGGACGATCCCGACCTCGTGAAACGCTACCTTACCGTCTGA
- a CDS encoding serine protease, whose protein sequence is MRLLLLLCLFALPAGAQGLRALSSDQMRGVEAVGRLDIGTRAFCTGALVSPRLVLTAAHCLFADTNTPAQIDTMTFRAGLNAGQAAAIRRVRRMVIHPDYRHGNGASGAAIAADVALLELDRALDTPGIQPFPAHGRLARGAAVQVISYARGRSEAPSHEDGCTVLDRDARLLVLTCDVDFGASGSPVFVATPQGLRIVALISAMSRLSGQKVALAVPVEAGLDALTRAFARNPALPPVRKTLRPGAARSGTIRFVRPEN, encoded by the coding sequence ATGCGCCTTCTGCTTCTGCTCTGCCTGTTCGCTCTGCCCGCCGGGGCCCAGGGGCTGCGCGCGCTTTCCTCGGATCAGATGCGCGGGGTCGAGGCGGTGGGACGCCTCGATATCGGCACGCGGGCGTTCTGCACCGGGGCGCTGGTTTCGCCACGGCTGGTGCTGACCGCCGCGCATTGCCTGTTTGCCGACACCAACACGCCTGCGCAGATCGATACGATGACCTTCCGTGCGGGGCTTAACGCGGGGCAGGCCGCCGCCATCCGCCGGGTGCGTCGCATGGTGATTCATCCCGACTATCGCCACGGCAATGGGGCCAGCGGCGCGGCCATCGCCGCCGATGTCGCCTTGTTGGAGCTTGACCGCGCGCTCGATACACCCGGCATCCAGCCGTTTCCCGCCCATGGCCGCCTGGCGCGCGGCGCGGCCGTTCAGGTCATCAGCTACGCCCGCGGCCGGTCCGAGGCCCCCTCGCACGAAGATGGCTGCACCGTTCTGGACCGGGACGCGCGGTTGCTCGTGCTGACCTGTGATGTGGATTTCGGGGCCTCCGGTTCGCCCGTTTTCGTGGCCACGCCCCAGGGCCTGCGCATCGTGGCGCTGATCTCGGCCATGTCGCGGCTGTCTGGGCAGAAGGTGGCCCTGGCCGTCCCGGTCGAGGCGGGGCTGGATGCCCTGACCCGCGCGTTTGCCCGCAATCCGGCCCTGCCGCCGGTGCGCAAAACATTGCGCCCAGGGGCGGCGCGCAGCGGGACAATCCGCTTTGTCAGGCCCGAAAACTGA
- a CDS encoding OsmC family protein, producing MAHVMPDLFKIHVGGGSETAAKTVLTARGHQVITDEPKERGGTDLHATPLETMLSSFLGCTNVITSYVAGLMKIKLTDMQFELTGHFDTRGVFGKAEVRKPFPKIELRVILTTDATDEQIAQLRDTVAEKCPVSVILREAGCDIVESWERA from the coding sequence ATGGCGCATGTCATGCCCGACCTGTTCAAGATCCACGTGGGCGGCGGCTCCGAGACGGCGGCAAAGACCGTCCTCACGGCACGCGGCCACCAGGTCATCACCGATGAGCCCAAGGAAAGGGGGGGCACCGATCTGCATGCCACCCCGCTGGAAACGATGCTGTCGTCGTTCCTGGGCTGCACCAATGTCATCACCAGCTACGTCGCCGGTCTGATGAAGATCAAGCTGACCGACATGCAGTTCGAGCTGACCGGCCACTTCGATACCCGCGGCGTCTTCGGCAAGGCCGAGGTGCGCAAACCCTTTCCCAAGATCGAGTTGCGGGTGATCCTGACGACCGACGCCACCGACGAACAGATCGCCCAACTGCGCGATACGGTGGCCGAAAAATGCCCCGTTTCCGTCATCTTGCGCGAAGCGGGCTGTGATATCGTCGAAAGCTGGGAACGGGCCTGA
- a CDS encoding FAD-binding protein, producing MTPETEEHLADIVRGASGPLSLRGGGTRHRPGQGAALTTAGLTGVTLYEPGALTLVARAGTPMAEIEATLAAENQRLPFEPMDHRAVLGSEGTPTIGGAVAMNVSGPRRVAVGACRDSLIGVRFVDGTGAVIKNGGRVMKNVTGYDLVKLLAGSAGRLGVLTEVAFKVLPAAQTQATLTLQGLTVAQAVRALAAGLSSPFEVTGAAHDPATGVTALRIEGLEGSVDYRAGALATTLAPFGATGRLDPDGSAAFWAAVRDARSVAGEGDLWRVSTRPSLAPDLVARAGAEAALLDWGGGLLWLRAQGGIDLRARLGSFDGHATRLRGTGPGALPPEAPALAAITRGIRDRFDPRGLFQTAEG from the coding sequence CTGACACCTGAAACCGAAGAGCATCTGGCCGACATCGTCCGGGGGGCAAGCGGCCCCTTGTCGTTGCGCGGCGGCGGCACCCGGCACAGGCCGGGGCAGGGCGCGGCGCTGACCACCGCGGGCCTCACCGGTGTCACGCTCTATGAACCTGGCGCGCTGACCCTAGTGGCCCGTGCGGGCACGCCCATGGCCGAGATCGAAGCGACATTGGCTGCCGAGAATCAGCGCCTGCCGTTCGAGCCGATGGACCACCGCGCCGTGTTGGGGTCCGAGGGCACGCCGACCATCGGCGGAGCCGTGGCCATGAACGTCTCCGGCCCGCGCCGGGTCGCCGTCGGGGCCTGCCGCGACAGCTTGATCGGTGTGCGTTTCGTCGACGGGACCGGGGCCGTGATCAAGAACGGGGGGCGGGTGATGAAGAACGTCACCGGCTACGACTTGGTCAAGCTGCTGGCGGGATCCGCCGGGCGGCTCGGGGTTCTGACCGAGGTGGCCTTCAAGGTGCTGCCCGCTGCCCAGACCCAGGCGACCCTGACGCTGCAGGGGCTGACCGTGGCCCAGGCGGTGCGCGCCTTGGCCGCGGGCCTGTCCTCCCCCTTTGAGGTGACGGGGGCGGCCCACGATCCCGCGACCGGGGTGACCGCGCTGCGGATCGAGGGGCTGGAAGGCTCCGTTGACTACCGCGCCGGGGCGTTGGCGACGACCCTCGCCCCCTTCGGCGCGACCGGGCGGCTGGACCCGGACGGGTCCGCTGCCTTCTGGGCGGCCGTACGAGATGCCCGGAGCGTCGCAGGGGAGGGCGACCTCTGGCGCGTCTCGACCCGGCCCAGCCTGGCCCCCGACCTCGTGGCAAGGGCCGGGGCAGAGGCGGCCCTGCTCGACTGGGGCGGCGGGCTGCTCTGGCTGCGCGCGCAAGGTGGGATCGACCTGCGCGCGCGGCTGGGGTCCTTCGACGGCCACGCCACCCGCCTGCGCGGCACCGGTCCCGGCGCCCTGCCGCCCGAGGCCCCGGCGCTGGCCGCGATCACGCGGGGAATCCGCGACCGCTTCGACCCCCGCGGCCTGTTTCAGACTGCGGAGGGCTGA
- the glcF gene encoding glycolate oxidase subunit GlcF encodes MQTTFTPEQLADPATARSNEILRSCVHCGFCTATCPTYQVLGDELDSPRGRIYLIKDMLENDRPADAKTVKHIDRCLSCLACMTTCPSGVHYMHLVDHAREHIEKTYKRPLMDRLLRWTLAQILPYPTRFRLALLGAKIGKPFAFLMPDARLKAMLAMAPKTIPPVSRNDDPQTFPAREKKMRVALMTGCAQKALNTDINDATIRLLTRLGAEVVVPEGAGCCGALTHHMGKTEESHGFAARNIKAWVREADGLGLDAIVINTSGCGTTVKDYGHMFRNGPLAQDAARVSALARDVSEVLLDLMPRDHPFQTPPRPARDGVGGIPTDRTPADTGTGPMQVAYHAACSLQHGQQIKGAPKDLLKRAGFTVLEPKDPHLCCGSAGTYNLMQPEISQELKRRKVATLEARQPDVIAAGNIGCMMQIGSAASVPIVHTVELLDWATGGPVPPAIETFEPGPRKPEPPKLR; translated from the coding sequence ATGCAGACCACTTTCACCCCCGAACAACTGGCCGATCCGGCCACCGCCCGCTCGAACGAGATCCTGCGGTCCTGCGTCCACTGCGGGTTCTGTACGGCGACCTGCCCGACCTATCAGGTGCTGGGCGATGAGTTGGACAGCCCGCGTGGCCGCATCTACCTGATCAAGGACATGCTGGAAAACGACCGGCCCGCAGACGCCAAGACGGTCAAGCACATCGACCGCTGCCTGTCCTGCCTGGCCTGCATGACGACCTGCCCCTCGGGCGTGCATTACATGCATCTGGTCGATCACGCGCGCGAACATATCGAAAAGACCTACAAGCGCCCGCTCATGGATCGCCTGCTGCGTTGGACCCTGGCGCAGATTCTGCCCTATCCCACCCGCTTCCGGCTGGCCCTTCTGGGGGCCAAGATCGGCAAGCCCTTTGCCTTTCTGATGCCCGACGCCCGGCTCAAGGCGATGCTTGCGATGGCCCCCAAGACCATCCCGCCCGTCAGCCGCAACGACGACCCACAGACCTTTCCGGCGCGCGAAAAGAAGATGCGCGTCGCCCTGATGACCGGCTGTGCGCAAAAGGCGCTGAACACCGATATCAACGACGCCACCATCCGCCTGTTGACCCGCCTGGGGGCCGAAGTCGTGGTGCCCGAGGGGGCCGGCTGCTGCGGGGCGCTAACCCATCACATGGGCAAGACCGAGGAAAGCCATGGCTTCGCCGCGCGCAACATCAAGGCCTGGGTGCGCGAGGCCGACGGCCTGGGGCTGGATGCGATCGTGATCAACACCTCGGGCTGCGGCACGACGGTCAAGGACTATGGCCATATGTTCCGCAACGGTCCCCTGGCCCAGGACGCGGCGCGGGTCAGCGCGCTCGCCCGCGACGTCTCCGAGGTGCTGCTTGACCTGATGCCCAGGGATCACCCCTTTCAAACCCCGCCGCGCCCGGCCCGCGATGGCGTAGGTGGCATCCCCACCGACCGCACGCCCGCGGACACGGGGACCGGCCCGATGCAGGTCGCCTACCACGCCGCCTGTTCTCTGCAGCACGGGCAGCAGATCAAGGGTGCGCCCAAGGATCTGTTGAAGCGCGCGGGCTTTACCGTGCTCGAACCCAAGGATCCCCACCTGTGCTGCGGCTCGGCGGGCACCTACAACCTGATGCAGCCCGAGATCAGCCAAGAGCTGAAACGCCGCAAGGTTGCCACCCTCGAGGCGCGGCAGCCCGACGTCATCGCGGCAGGCAACATCGGCTGCATGATGCAGATCGGCAGCGCGGCATCGGTCCCGATCGTCCACACGGTCGAATTGCTGGACTGGGCGACCGGTGGCCCTGTCCCCCCGGCGATCGAGACCTTCGAACCCGGCCCCCGCAAGCCGGAGCCGCCAAAGCTGCGTTGA
- a CDS encoding GNAT family N-acetyltransferase gives MPNRTDALVAVYEAAFAASDGADEGRLVGTLARGLLTRVEQADLRVQATWDGDVATGCIIWTRLRFIAEGPVVYLLSPVAVAPGHQGQGLGQELIRRGLDALRGEGVAMAVTYGSPDYYGRVGFRPVAPSDVAPPHPLSQPEGWLARSLDATAPTSLRGASRCVGPLDDPAYW, from the coding sequence ATGCCGAACCGCACCGACGCCCTTGTCGCCGTCTATGAAGCAGCCTTTGCAGCGTCGGACGGCGCGGACGAAGGTCGGCTTGTCGGAACGCTTGCCCGTGGCCTGCTGACGCGGGTGGAACAGGCGGACCTGCGTGTCCAGGCCACCTGGGACGGGGACGTGGCGACCGGCTGCATCATCTGGACACGTCTTCGGTTCATAGCAGAGGGGCCGGTCGTCTATCTTTTGTCGCCGGTCGCGGTCGCGCCGGGTCATCAGGGGCAGGGCCTGGGTCAGGAATTGATCCGCCGCGGGTTGGACGCGCTCCGGGGGGAAGGGGTTGCGATGGCTGTCACCTATGGCAGCCCCGACTATTATGGGCGCGTCGGCTTTCGGCCTGTCGCGCCGTCGGACGTCGCTCCGCCGCATCCCTTGTCGCAGCCGGAGGGCTGGCTGGCACGTTCGTTGGACGCAACGGCGCCGACCTCGCTGCGCGGTGCGTCCCGATGTGTCGGGCCGCTCGACGATCCGGCCTATTGGTAG
- a CDS encoding branched-chain amino acid ABC transporter permease, which yields MFNNPMLLFIQLLNGVSLGMSLFIIAAGLTLILGVLRVLNFAHGAFYMLGGYVCFSLVGWLSGFPGGFWFAVLGSAAALAVFAYGVERTMLRHLYDRDHLYQLLFTFALVMIIGDLVKVTWGTQVLSVSLPPGFTGATDLGIAWYPTYRLLLCVIGVVVALTMWYFVNRTRAGRFVRAATQDREMLESLGINVGRIYLLVFVAGSALAGFGGALAAPAISLSAGMDAEIIVQCFIIVIIGGLGSLGGAFLGALILGLLNSFGVMLLPDFEIVLVYLVMVVVLMVRPWGILGKPEAK from the coding sequence ATGTTCAACAATCCAATGCTTCTCTTCATCCAGCTGCTCAACGGCGTCTCCCTCGGGATGAGCCTGTTCATCATTGCAGCCGGACTGACACTTATCCTTGGCGTGCTGCGCGTGCTGAACTTTGCCCATGGCGCGTTCTACATGCTGGGCGGCTACGTCTGCTTTTCGCTGGTGGGCTGGCTTTCGGGCTTTCCGGGCGGCTTCTGGTTCGCGGTGCTCGGCTCGGCTGCGGCGCTGGCCGTCTTTGCCTACGGGGTAGAGCGCACGATGCTGCGCCATCTCTATGACCGCGACCATCTCTATCAGCTGCTGTTTACCTTCGCGCTGGTGATGATCATCGGGGACCTGGTCAAGGTCACCTGGGGCACGCAGGTTCTGTCGGTATCGTTGCCGCCCGGCTTTACCGGGGCCACCGATCTGGGGATTGCCTGGTATCCCACCTATCGCCTTCTGCTGTGCGTCATCGGCGTCGTTGTGGCCCTGACCATGTGGTATTTCGTCAACCGCACCCGCGCAGGCCGTTTCGTGCGCGCCGCGACGCAGGATCGTGAGATGCTCGAAAGCCTCGGGATCAATGTGGGCCGCATCTATCTGCTGGTCTTCGTCGCCGGATCGGCCCTTGCGGGCTTCGGCGGGGCGCTTGCGGCACCGGCCATCTCGCTCTCGGCGGGCATGGATGCGGAAATCATCGTGCAGTGCTTCATCATCGTCATCATCGGCGGTCTGGGCAGCCTCGGCGGTGCCTTCCTCGGTGCCCTCATCCTCGGGCTGCTGAACTCCTTCGGAGTGATGCTGCTGCCCGACTTCGAAATCGTGCTGGTCTACCTGGTGATGGTCGTCGTTCTGATGGTCCGCCCCTGGGGCATTCTCGGCAAGCCGGAGGCGAAGTGA
- a CDS encoding serine protease translates to MMTTLRKTVAAAILGLAATLPGLADETNLQTLRTADDNRGWEAVGRLNFGDTGFCTAALVTADVVLTAAHCLYDKVTNEPVPVEEIEFQAGLRFGRAEAYRGIRRVVIHPEYDFYDPDRLGRVGADIALLELDRPVRNGYVQPFRTQVRVHAGQSVQVVSYGKNRAEAPAHENDCSILTRDDDVLVLSCSVEFGSSGAPVFATYNGEVRVVSVISAKAEWEGRPVALAAVMEGELDALISEFARTPAFAPVGKTVSAVETARN, encoded by the coding sequence ATGATGACCACATTGCGCAAGACTGTCGCAGCCGCGATCCTCGGCCTTGCCGCCACCCTGCCGGGCCTGGCGGACGAGACCAACCTGCAAACCCTGCGGACCGCCGACGACAACCGCGGCTGGGAGGCGGTGGGCCGCCTCAACTTTGGCGACACCGGTTTTTGCACGGCGGCGCTGGTGACGGCGGATGTGGTGCTGACGGCGGCGCATTGCCTTTATGACAAGGTCACCAACGAACCCGTTCCGGTAGAAGAGATCGAGTTTCAGGCCGGGCTTCGCTTTGGCCGGGCCGAGGCCTATCGCGGGATCCGTCGGGTTGTGATCCACCCGGAATACGACTTCTATGATCCCGACCGGCTGGGCCGCGTGGGGGCCGATATCGCGCTTCTGGAACTCGACCGGCCCGTGCGCAACGGCTACGTTCAACCCTTCCGCACCCAGGTCCGCGTGCATGCCGGTCAAAGCGTGCAGGTCGTCAGCTACGGCAAGAACCGCGCCGAAGCCCCGGCCCATGAAAACGACTGCTCTATCCTGACCCGCGACGACGACGTTCTGGTGTTGTCCTGCTCGGTCGAATTCGGCTCCTCCGGGGCACCGGTGTTCGCGACCTACAACGGCGAAGTCCGCGTCGTCTCGGTCATTTCCGCCAAGGCCGAGTGGGAGGGACGCCCCGTCGCCCTGGCCGCTGTGATGGAAGGGGAGCTGGACGCCCTGATCTCGGAATTTGCCCGCACACCAGCCTTTGCCCCGGTGGGTAAGACCGTCTCGGCGGTGGAAACCGCGCGCAACTGA
- a CDS encoding branched-chain amino acid ABC transporter permease, with product MITKRNLIILAAVAAALALVPLFGGLFLVYLTTEIMIFALFALSFNILLGYGGLISFGHAAYFAIGAYACAVLLTTLGWPFILAFPASVLLSGVCALVIGYFCVKLTEIYFSMLTLAFGMLVWAVAFKWVAVTNGDTGFIGVAVPTWLDEPVRFFYFTLFMLGLCAWVMWRIVNSAYGFTLVATRENRNRAEFIGVDVRRIQLVAFVLAGTFAGLAGALFTMFNHAVFVESAWWTQSAEVMIMTILGGFGSFVGPAVGAAVLILLDRFITEITIYWPTVLGIILLLVLFFMPDGIMGVTTKRAEKKK from the coding sequence ATGATCACGAAACGTAACCTTATCATTCTGGCCGCGGTCGCAGCCGCGCTGGCGCTGGTGCCCCTGTTTGGCGGTCTGTTCCTGGTCTACCTGACGACCGAGATCATGATTTTCGCGCTCTTCGCGCTCAGCTTCAATATCCTGCTGGGCTATGGCGGCCTGATCTCTTTCGGCCATGCCGCCTACTTCGCGATCGGGGCCTATGCCTGCGCGGTCTTGCTGACCACGCTGGGTTGGCCCTTCATCCTGGCCTTCCCGGCCTCGGTCCTGCTGTCGGGCGTCTGTGCCCTCGTGATCGGCTATTTCTGCGTCAAGCTGACAGAAATCTACTTCTCGATGCTGACGCTGGCTTTCGGGATGCTGGTCTGGGCCGTGGCGTTCAAATGGGTCGCGGTGACCAATGGCGACACCGGGTTCATTGGCGTGGCCGTGCCGACCTGGCTGGATGAACCCGTGCGGTTCTTCTACTTCACGTTGTTCATGCTGGGCCTGTGCGCCTGGGTCATGTGGCGGATCGTGAACTCGGCCTATGGCTTCACGCTGGTCGCGACCCGCGAAAACCGCAACCGGGCCGAATTCATCGGCGTCGATGTGCGGCGCATCCAATTGGTCGCCTTTGTTCTGGCGGGGACCTTTGCCGGACTGGCCGGGGCGCTGTTCACCATGTTCAACCACGCGGTGTTCGTGGAATCCGCCTGGTGGACGCAATCGGCCGAAGTGATGATCATGACCATCCTTGGCGGCTTCGGGTCCTTTGTCGGCCCGGCGGTGGGGGCGGCGGTGCTGATCCTTCTGGACCGCTTCATCACCGAAATCACGATCTACTGGCCGACCGTTCTGGGGATCATCCTTTTGCTGGTGCTGTTCTTCATGCCCGACGGGATCATGGGCGTCACCACCAAGCGCGCGGAGAAGAAGAAATGA